Sequence from the Clostridium saccharobutylicum DSM 13864 genome:
AACGTATTGCTATTTTGATCAATCACTTTTTTATCAATTTTCATTTTTGTTAACATAATATTCCCCCTCAATATATCTTAATAAATTAAATACTTATTTAATTTTGCTTATTTTTCAACTACAATATTTATTTAATAGTTTTATTATATTCCAAAAAGTTAGTATGAATTATTTTTCTATATTTAAGATTTTCAAAAACCTTTTGAGATGCTATGTTAGTAAATTTAACTCTTCCAACTAGTTTTCTAATACAATTTTCACTTTTATTTATTTCAATTTCTAATTTACTTAACATAGCTATAGATAAACCCTTTCCTCTATAATTTCTATCAATACTATAACTTATTAAGCCGTTCTCATTTTCTATGTCGACCCTTACCTGTCCAATTGGAATTTCATCAAAATATAATATAAAAATTACACATTCATCACAACTAATCTTATTGTTAAACCAATTTAAATGATCTTCATACATTATTTTTTCACTATTGAAAGAATTTTCTCTAACTTGTATATCATTTGCCCATATAAATAATAAATCACAATCCTTTTTTGATGCTTGTTTAAGTTCTATTTCCAAACTATCCCTTCTTCCTAACCAATTCTTATATTTTTTTCTGTTCTATCTCACTATTAATAGTATATAACTCAGGAAGTAAGTCATATAATTTAAGTACATCAATCATATTAAAATTATTGTTTTTCTTTAAATATAAAGCATCATAGATCTTATTTATTAAATCAAAATCTTCTTTAGTATCTAATGTCCATCTTAATTTAGAATAATCAATATCATTTTTATATTGTGTTAATTTAAACATATTAGGATTATTCCATATATACGGAGTAACATGTTCTCTCTCTATTACACTACTTGCCTGAAAAAATGCTTTTTCCAATGCTCCAAAACTAAAAACTTCTGTATCCAAACCTCTTGGATAAGTTCTATCTATAGTGTTACTCACATAATCATATTTATCCATATTACTTATATAATACTGAATTATTTTTTTACTTACTTCGTAATCAATAAGTGGACAGTCACTAGTAATCCTTACTATAACATCTGCATTATTTTCTTTTGCTGCATAATAATATCTTGATAAAACATCTTCTTCATCACCTCTATAGTACTTAACATGCAATTTCTCAGCTTCTTCAACAACTAAATTATCTCTTTCTAATGTTGTTGTAGCAATTACTATGTCATTTATATTCCCTATTCTTCGAACTCTATCAATCCCATGTTCTAAAACTGTTTTATCACATATTTTTTTTAAAATTTTTCCTGGCAATCTAATAGATCCAATTCTAGCTTGTATTATACACACTACTTTCATTTAATCACTACTTTCTAAAATTACTGTAATTTGTTATTAATAAAATCGCATACTCTCTTCGTAGATTTACCATCAGACCATATATATCTTTTTAAAATATTATTATTTCCAGACACACTTCTATTATTTAAATTTTCAAACAAAGTTACTAAATCTTCATACTTTGTAATTAAAGGTGTTATCCCAAGTTTATTTGTTATACAAAAATCCTTATTCCTAAGATTAGGTTGATAACTTATTGCTGTATTTCCCATTAAAACTGCGTGCAGCAATCCCATACTACTCATACCTATCACCAAATCATAATTAGGTATTATTTCAGTTAAATCGCCCTCAATAGCTTCCTTCTTATACTTTTCAATAAACATCAAGTCATCTTTAGGATGAAATTTAATATCAAGTGTAATTCCATTCACCCAGTTTTTAGCTTTGATACAATCCTCTATAACTTTTTCCTCTGTATAACCAAGGGTGTCACCATAAATTTTAGATAAAGGTTGAGATATTACTAATATCTTGCCATTTGTTTCTCTGTTTGCATTATTTTCCATATTGTATGATACAAACTTATCCAAACCTGGATGTCCAAGAATATTAATAATTTTTTCCGAGATACCTTCTTCAATAGCCTCATTTTTAGCAATTTGATCCATCATAATATAAAAATCAGGAGATATAACATCTCTAGATGAATTATTAAGTTTTAATACGTAACTATTCCAATAATCTAAAATAACAAAAGTCTTTATATCAAATTTCTTACAGATATTGATTGCTTGTAATTCATAATCAATTCCCCAATTTCTTCCTGATATAAAACCTAATAATATACCTTTTTCTATATATTCATTAACCTTATTAACTACATATCCCAAGTTTGACTTATATTTATTATTTATTTTTCCAGCAGGGCCTTCACAAAATAACTCGCAATCAAATAAATCTTTACTATTAAATTCCTTGAATACAGGATACACTACATCATAACTTCCTGGATCATGAGCATAAAAAATTAGTTTCTTCATAAACCTAACCTCCATAATGTAATAGCACCTTTCCAGCTAATACCAATCTTTTATAACCTATCAACTAGAAATGTGCTATTTAAAATTATTAAAGAAATTAATCTTCATTTTAATTTCGGTAACTTTTAATTCTTGAGGGAACACCGACATTAATAGAATATGGTGATACATCTTTATTAACAACTGCTTGAGCCCCAATAATAGAACCTTTCGCAATATGGGTCCCTTTTAAAACTGCTACACTATAACCAATCCAAACATCATCTTCAATTACTATAGTACCAGAAGCACCTTCTTGTTGATTCATAGGAATATCCATTTTCGAAAATCCATGATCTACTTCATTAATAAATACATTTGGGCCAAAAATAACGTCATCTCCAATTCTAATATCACCATCAAAAATACATCCTTGTGAAATAAGTGTCCTATTTCCTACAATAATTGTAGCTGTATCAGGTGCTTTAATCGTAGCACCTTTAACTATTCTAACACTGTCCTTTATTATAATGTTTTCTCCACCTCTTATTTCAACATATCGATCAACAGAAGAATTATTACCTATTTTTATCTTACCAGAAGGATATGCATACAGCTGACAATGGTCTCCTAAAAAAACATTATCTCCAATTGTTATACACTTACCATTTACTACATGTATAGGTCCTGATGATTTAAAATTTTTTCCTACTTTATAAAAACGTCTCTTATTCCAAAAAGTATAAAATTCAGTCCTTATTCTAAGATATATCCGTTGAATTCGATTTACTATAGTTTCAGTTTGTATGTTGGATTGTATATGAGTACCATCATTCCTCATCCTAGCCCTCCTAAACTAAACACTAATAAAGTTTCTTAACAATTGTATTCCGTTTTTTTGACTTTTTTCTGGATGAAATTGAGTCGCATAAATATTTTCATATTGTATACTTGATACAAATTTTTCACCATACTCACAAGTTGAACCAATATATTTACTATCATTGCATTCTACATGATAACTATGAACAAAATAATATGATAAATCACCACTTAATCCTTGAAAAAGCGAACTATTTTTGCTAATAGGTTCTATATCATTCCAACCCATATGCGGAATTCTTAAATCTTCTGAAATTTCAAAGGGCCTTACCGTTGCTGGTATCCAACCTAGTCCCTTATGATGTCCAAACTCATAACTTTCTTCCGCAATAAGCTGCATTCCAAGACAGATGCCAAGAAAAGGTGTTTTTTGCTTAATTACCTTTTCACTAAGAGTATCAATTAAATCTAAATCACATAAATTATTCATAGCTACTGAAAATGCTCCAACTCCAGGTAGTATAATCTTATTTGAATTTAAAATTTCTTCCTTTTTATTTGATATTATTGGCTTTTCACCAAGCATTTCAAAAGCCCTAAAAACAGACATTAAATTACCCATTCCATAATCAATTATACAAATCTTATTTTCTTGCATGCTTTTCATCCCAAATATTTTCCTTTACCCAATTTCCATTTTCATCTTTACTCCAAACTCTTGGATCTCTAAATGTATCTGCAATTTTATCAAATTCATACTCAGTCATTCCTGAGTATTGTAACCATTTATAAATATCACTAGATTTTACATGGTCATATTTCTTTACCATCTCTATGCCCTCTTCTCGGGTCATTATTCCTGCTCTAATATCCTTACACGCATGGTCTGTGGCTCTTCCATATCCAAATTTCACATATTTCAAATAATCTTTAATTCCATTTTCGTAAATATCATCAAGATTAGAAAAATTTCTATAAGTTCTTTCAAATGGATCATG
This genomic interval carries:
- a CDS encoding GNAT family N-acetyltransferase, whose amino-acid sequence is MEIELKQASKKDCDLLFIWANDIQVRENSFNSEKIMYEDHLNWFNNKISCDECVIFILYFDEIPIGQVRVDIENENGLISYSIDRNYRGKGLSIAMLSKLEIEINKSENCIRKLVGRVKFTNIASQKVFENLKYRKIIHTNFLEYNKTIK
- a CDS encoding cytidylyltransferase domain-containing protein, which gives rise to MKVVCIIQARIGSIRLPGKILKKICDKTVLEHGIDRVRRIGNINDIVIATTTLERDNLVVEEAEKLHVKYYRGDEEDVLSRYYYAAKENNADVIVRITSDCPLIDYEVSKKIIQYYISNMDKYDYVSNTIDRTYPRGLDTEVFSFGALEKAFFQASSVIEREHVTPYIWNNPNMFKLTQYKNDIDYSKLRWTLDTKEDFDLINKIYDALYLKKNNNFNMIDVLKLYDLLPELYTINSEIEQKKI
- a CDS encoding acyltransferase; translation: MRNDGTHIQSNIQTETIVNRIQRIYLRIRTEFYTFWNKRRFYKVGKNFKSSGPIHVVNGKCITIGDNVFLGDHCQLYAYPSGKIKIGNNSSVDRYVEIRGGENIIIKDSVRIVKGATIKAPDTATIIVGNRTLISQGCIFDGDIRIGDDVIFGPNVFINEVDHGFSKMDIPMNQQEGASGTIVIEDDVWIGYSVAVLKGTHIAKGSIIGAQAVVNKDVSPYSINVGVPSRIKSYRN
- the hisH gene encoding imidazole glycerol phosphate synthase subunit HisH, giving the protein MQENKICIIDYGMGNLMSVFRAFEMLGEKPIISNKKEEILNSNKIILPGVGAFSVAMNNLCDLDLIDTLSEKVIKQKTPFLGICLGMQLIAEESYEFGHHKGLGWIPATVRPFEISEDLRIPHMGWNDIEPISKNSSLFQGLSGDLSYYFVHSYHVECNDSKYIGSTCEYGEKFVSSIQYENIYATQFHPEKSQKNGIQLLRNFISV